A segment of the Candidatus Zixiibacteriota bacterium genome:
GAACCATCGAATGAACCGTCACCTGAAGTCATCGTGCAGCCGACAAGATTAGCGTCAATATCTGTAGCTGAAACCGGGAAAGCGAATGTCGAATCACCACACACGAAGTAACTGCCGTCTGATGGAAAATTGCAGACCGGAGCAGTGTTCTCCTCGACTGTGATAGTCACCGTACCACCGCAGGTTTCACCACAGGCATCGACGCACTCGAATGTACCGGTGTATGTGCCTGTTGCTGTGGCTGTGAATGTCCACGTAGATCCGTCGAATGAGCCATCACCCGAAGTCATCGTGCAACCGACAAGGTTACCATCGACATCTGAAGCAGAAACCGGGAATGCAAATGTCGTGTCACCGCAGGCGAAGTACGAATTATCGCTTGGCAGAGTGCAGACCGGGGCGCTGTTATAGCCAACGGTGATGGTGACCGTCCCGCCGCAGGTCTCTCCACAGGCATCAACACACTCGAATGTTCCGGTATATGTCCCCGGACCGTTGGTGGTAAATGTCCATGTCGAGCCGTCGAACGAACCGTCACCGGAGGTCATCGTGCAGCCGACAAGATTGTCGTCGGTCGCAGAAATCAGATAGCTGAATGTAGTATCGCCACAGACGAAGAAAGATGCATCGTCAGGCAGATTGCAGACCGGAGGCACGTTATAGTCAACCGTAATCGACACTGAACCTGTGCATGTCTCACCGCACTCATCGATACATTCGAAGCTCGCAGAGTATGTTCCCGGACCGGTCGCTGTGAACGTCCAGTTGGAACCATCAAATGAACCGTCACCCGAAGTCTTCGTACAGCCCACTAGATTGCCATCGGAATCTGTAGCCGAGACTGGGAATGTAAAAGTCGAATCTCCACAGAGGAAGTAAGTTGCATCGTCCGGAATGACACAAACAGGGGCGCTGTTCTGTGTTATGGTGATGCTGGTAGTTCCTCCGCAAGTCAGACCATATTCGTCAACGCATTCGAACTCAGCAGTATAAACGCCGGGACCGCTAGTGGTAAACGTCCAGCTGCTGCCATCGAAGGTACCGGGACCGGAAAGCACTGAACATCCAACGAGATTATCATCGGGATCAGTCGCAGAGACCGGGAAAGTGAACGTTGTGTCGCCACAAAGGAAGAACGATGCGTCACCAGGGATGTCGCAAACCGGCGGCAGATTATAGATGACTGCAATATTGACTGTGCAGCTCTTAGTATCCGTTGCACCGCACTCATCAACGCATTCGAATGTAGCCGTATAGACTCCGCCCGGATAGGTCGATGTGAATGTCCATGTGCTGCCATCAAATGTACCGGGACCGGAGAGCATTGTACAACCTACCAGATTGCCATCGATATCGCTAGATATGATAGAGAAGTTAAATGTCGTGTCTGCCCCAATGAAGAATGTGGTATCATTCGGTACTACGCACACCGGAGGAGTATTGTACGTGACAGTCATATCTACCGTGCCGCCACATGTCGCACCACACTCATCGATACACTCGAAGGTCGCCTTATATAGCCCTGGGCCCGATGTTGTGAATATCCACGTCGAGCCGTCGAATGAACCGTCACCTGAAGTCATCGTGCAACCGACAAGATTAGCGTCAATATCTGTAGCTGAAACCGGGAAAGCAAACGTCGAATCACCGCATATGAAATATGAGCCGTCACTCGGCAGATTACAAACCGGCGGAGTGTTCTCCTCGACTGTGATAGTCACCGTACCACCGCAGGTCTCGCCACAGGCATCGACACACTCGAATGTACCGGTGTATGTGCCTGTTGCTGTGGCTGTGAATGTCCACGTAGAACCATCGAATGAACCGTCACCTGAAGTCATCGTGCAGCCGACAAGATTACCGTCAGCATCTGTTGCTGAAACCGGGAATGCGAATGTCGAATCACCACACACGAAGTAGCTGCCATCGGAAGGCAAGCTGCAGACCGGTGCGCTGTTCATTACAATCGTGACGTCAATGCTGCAGGTGTCCGCCTCGCCGCACTCATTCGTGCAAATTAGAGTGATGGTATTCAACCCTGCTGTCGGTGTGAAGCATACAGAATTGCCGTTCAGGTATCCGCCAAGCACAGTAGCCGTATGTGTACAACCGAAACCGGGGAGACATATCTCATTGAGATTGCAGACGAGAATGGTGGTATCATTTGGACAGGTAGCCACTGGCGGGTCACAGCAGTTACCCACCTGAAGCTCCACAGTTTTTTCGCTACAGCAGTAATCGCCAGGGCAGCCAGATTGATCATTGCAGGCGTACAGACTGACTGTGACATATCCGCCGTAGGCAGCGGTGACCGTGTAAGTGATCGAATTCGTTCCCTGACCACTGACGATTGTCCCGCCAGTCACCGTCCAGTCATAGCTGGTGGCGCCGGTATCGGCCTCGCATGTATAAGTTGATCCAGTGCAGACCGTGTCAGATGAGCATGTAATGGCAACGTTGGGTGGCGTGCACAGAGCGGTATTTTGGATGCTCCGATCCATTCCGCCTCCGCCGCCACCATCGAGTTCAAGCGCTCTCATGTGATATGAAGCGCCTCCTATTGAGCCGGAGCCATTGCCTGTTCCCCATGTATCTGAGGTGCTCTCCGCGAGATGGCCACCCCAGAAAAATCCGACGCTGCCAGTGCTTCCGACCGTGAAGTAGACTTTTACGTTGAATTCATAATTGGGATCGCTGCCCGTGAACCAGTAGTCACTCAGTGAATCAATGGTGACATTGTAAGCCTGAAGGTTCATCGGCGTGTCGAGGCCGAAACCCGATTGGAAGAAATTCGCGGGCAAAGCGCCGGTGTAATTGGCTGGATTTGTTGGATCGGGAAAAGCGAATGACTCTGTCGGTGAGGTGCATCCCGGTGGAGGTGAAGTGGAGATTGTGCCACACACGCCTCCGGCACTTGCAATGCCATCCGCTTCGGAAATGTCGTAGTCGGCGAAGTAATCATATGCGTGCAGGCCGTTCTTGGTCCACTCACACTGAATCGTGAAAAAGTGCTCAGTGCTTGCATCCGTGCTTTTGATGAAATAACGGAACGGAACCAGTCTTCCCTCGCTGTAGCATGAATTGGACGAATTGATGTTCCCATTTGACCATGAAGGGCCTGTCGTGCTTGTACCGTTCTGCAGTTGATTTAAATAAGTCTTGAGTCCCAGAGTCACGGTCGTGCTTGGTACCGGTTCCTTGTCTGGCACCACTCCCTCGATCAGCATCGTGTCAGGAATAATGGCGTCTATTGGAATTTCCCACGATGTTGTGAAACTGCCGTATTGATCGGCAGTAACATCCCATGGCTCCAGGTCATGTGCACCAAGCAGAGGCGTGATTTGAATAGTTACAACTTGATCGGGCTGGTATCCGGAGCCCGAAATTAGAGCAGTGTCGCCTGGAGCATAGTAGGAAGTGTCGGTCACCACCTCCGCACCAAATATGGCTGACGTCAATGATGCAAGCAGCAATCCTACGAATCCCATCAACAGTAGAGTGCGTTTCATAGAATCTCCCGGTATACCATGACATGAAATGAATAGTAGAAATTTCTGTTAGTATCGATTCCGAGCGTTACGGAAAGTGCGATCACACCTGGGATGCATCAGATAGAGTACAGCCGATGGCGCCTGGAACAACCGCACAAGTACATCGCTCTCCCCCACAAGAGAGCAATTCAGCCCACGTATAGCTGCCCCGTGTCATACCGAAAAAAACAAATCATGCAGGCATAAAATCCCTGCGTGTTAGATGAGTAAATAATCTATAAGAATGTACCACGTTCACATCCCATTGTCAAGTTGTTTCTCGCGTCGGAAATGACTAAAGTGATTGAACGGGAACACAATAGGCCATGTTTGTCCGGATATTGTGGCCTCACATACCCAATATAAGTGGGTGAGCGAATATTCTGGGAGTTGAGCGGCAAGTTTGTGCTCGGATTCCCAGCCCTCACCATGTTATATTGTGGGATTTTCAAGACTTGAATCGGGAGCGGCGTCACGACTACTTACACCGGAGAACTTGCAGCCCTCTTGACGGCTTTCCTGTGGGCATTCACAGCCAT
Coding sequences within it:
- a CDS encoding T9SS type A sorting domain-containing protein; amino-acid sequence: MKRTLLLMGFVGLLLASLTSAIFGAEVVTDTSYYAPGDTALISGSGYQPDQVVTIQITPLLGAHDLEPWDVTADQYGSFTTSWEIPIDAIIPDTMLIEGVVPDKEPVPSTTVTLGLKTYLNQLQNGTSTTGPSWSNGNINSSNSCYSEGRLVPFRYFIKSTDASTEHFFTIQCEWTKNGLHAYDYFADYDISEADGIASAGGVCGTISTSPPPGCTSPTESFAFPDPTNPANYTGALPANFFQSGFGLDTPMNLQAYNVTIDSLSDYWFTGSDPNYEFNVKVYFTVGSTGSVGFFWGGHLAESTSDTWGTGNGSGSIGGASYHMRALELDGGGGGGMDRSIQNTALCTPPNVAITCSSDTVCTGSTYTCEADTGATSYDWTVTGGTIVSGQGTNSITYTVTAAYGGYVTVSLYACNDQSGCPGDYCCSEKTVELQVGNCCDPPVATCPNDTTILVCNLNEICLPGFGCTHTATVLGGYLNGNSVCFTPTAGLNTITLICTNECGEADTCSIDVTIVMNSAPVCSLPSDGSYFVCGDSTFAFPVSATDADGNLVGCTMTSGDGSFDGSTWTFTATATGTYTGTFECVDACGETCGGTVTITVEENTPPVCNLPSDGSYFICGDSTFAFPVSATDIDANLVGCTMTSGDGSFDGSTWIFTTSGPGLYKATFECIDECGATCGGTVDMTVTYNTPPVCVVPNDTTFFIGADTTFNFSIISSDIDGNLVGCTMLSGPGTFDGSTWTFTSTYPGGVYTATFECVDECGATDTKSCTVNIAVIYNLPPVCDIPGDASFFLCGDTTFTFPVSATDPDDNLVGCSVLSGPGTFDGSSWTFTTSGPGVYTAEFECVDEYGLTCGGTTSITITQNSAPVCVIPDDATYFLCGDSTFTFPVSATDSDGNLVGCTKTSGDGSFDGSNWTFTATGPGTYSASFECIDECGETCTGSVSITVDYNVPPVCNLPDDASFFVCGDTTFSYLISATDDNLVGCTMTSGDGSFDGSTWTFTTNGPGTYTGTFECVDACGETCGGTVTITVGYNSAPVCTLPSDNSYFACGDTTFAFPVSASDVDGNLVGCTMTSGDGSFDGSTWTFTATATGTYTGTFECVDACGETCGGTVTITVEENTAPVCNFPSDGSYFVCGDSTFAFPVSATDIDANLVGCTMTSGDGSFDGSTWTFTATATGTYTGTFECVDACGETCGGTVTITVAVNSAPVCSVPGDMTIFQCVPTPISLPVSATDAEDNLVECSIDSGPGDLVGGNWNYTPTGNDTVTVTIVCVDDCGATCEGVFTIIFDMNDAPLCTDSDLGTVFICSDTTFVLPVAIFDADDNLAACELISGPGAYADGEWTFTTIGPGVYSADIECTDECGASCTSTVTIAVELNSAPVCEIPGDQTFLVCGDTTFNFPILAVDPDGNLVGCAMMSGVGSFDGSTWTFETSESNTYSATFECVDACGETCTGSATMTVHYNAAPSCDLPDDASYFICGDTTFNIPISAIDPDGNLVGCSKVSGPGTFDGSTWTFTAAATGMYSGTFECGDECGATCGGTVNIEVTRNSAPVCHLPTYTQIGQCEPTPVSLQAYGTDVDNNLTSCALVGGSPGDLVGGFWHYTPTGSETVNVTMLCTDACGETCEQSFQIEFVIDEIYCIPPVVTIEKTHDTYQGHYEYVSITLGNNPIQMGGFDFLITYDASALTPMEALPGQLLEDCGWEYFTYRFGVQGNCEGPCPSGLLRIVALAETNNGPNHPDCFGPPDTDPHELVVMKFYVTNDRSFECQYVPIKFYWSDCGDNSISSVDGDVLYIDSRIYAYDIGLIWDEDDDDQFPEDARPIGLGARDYCLNPDPEKPSAIRFLEFQFGGIDIVCADSIDARGDLNLNDVANEIADGVLYTNYFIYGLSVFTVRPEGQIAASDVNNDGRILTVGDLVYLIRIITGDALPIAKLTPYANGIELNVGRSADVYSLTAKSIVDIGAARFVFDLNDPAEAVEVRVADDVDGMTVLSDVVDGQLRVLVYSLKGNRIAAGENEILTVTSNGDMELIGHEVVDYYGNDLTVLVKDIVLPTQFTVTQNFPNPFNPVTEILLSLPHASDWSVTIYNIAGQKVRSYKGSSAAGEVSVIWDGFDETGGDAASGIYFYRVSAGDFSVTKKMVLMK